The following proteins are encoded in a genomic region of Pikeienuella piscinae:
- the hflK gene encoding FtsH protease activity modulator HflK gives MSSNGGGPWGGGGGGGDGGGKSPWGGGDRGGKGGGQRPPDIEDILREGRERLKVIIGGGDGGGGRGRRPSGGDGLGRGGIALIAIAAVGFFLWNSIYTVKPEERSVVLTFGERSGIGMPGLNFIFWPVQSKEIVQVTRENIVNIGSLTTGTGASDRATVSRASDKGLMLTGDANIIDIGFQLVWNVSDPEKYLFNLADTEATVAAVAESAMREVIGRSEMKPILNRDRAVVSQEVQDLIQSTLDSYRSGVNVVRVNFDKADPPNEVIDSFRDVQAAEQERDTLEKRADAYANERLAGARGQSAELLQEAEGYRAQLVNEAEGEASRFKAIYEEYAKAKEVTRKRLYLETMERVLGGVDKIIIDDKVGGEQGVVPYLPLNELRKGDK, from the coding sequence ATGTCGAGTAATGGCGGCGGCCCCTGGGGGGGCGGCGGAGGCGGCGGCGACGGCGGTGGAAAAAGCCCGTGGGGCGGCGGCGATCGCGGCGGCAAGGGCGGTGGTCAGAGGCCCCCGGACATAGAGGATATCCTCCGCGAGGGGCGCGAGCGCCTGAAGGTCATCATCGGCGGTGGCGACGGGGGTGGCGGCCGCGGCCGGCGGCCGAGCGGCGGCGACGGACTGGGGCGCGGCGGAATCGCGCTGATCGCTATCGCCGCGGTCGGGTTTTTTCTGTGGAACTCGATCTACACGGTTAAGCCCGAGGAACGCTCCGTCGTCCTGACGTTCGGGGAGCGGTCCGGTATCGGCATGCCTGGCCTCAACTTCATCTTCTGGCCTGTGCAATCGAAGGAGATCGTTCAGGTCACGCGCGAAAACATCGTCAATATCGGCTCGCTTACCACTGGCACCGGCGCCAGTGACCGGGCGACCGTCAGCCGCGCTTCCGACAAGGGACTGATGCTGACCGGCGACGCGAACATCATCGACATCGGATTCCAGCTCGTCTGGAATGTGAGCGATCCGGAAAAGTATCTCTTCAATCTGGCCGATACGGAAGCGACCGTCGCAGCGGTCGCCGAATCGGCGATGCGCGAGGTGATCGGCCGTTCCGAAATGAAGCCGATTCTGAACCGTGACCGCGCGGTCGTCAGCCAAGAGGTGCAGGACCTGATCCAGAGCACGCTCGACAGCTACCGAAGCGGCGTCAACGTCGTCCGCGTCAACTTCGACAAGGCCGATCCGCCGAACGAGGTGATCGATAGTTTCAGGGACGTCCAGGCCGCCGAGCAAGAGCGCGACACGCTCGAGAAGCGCGCCGACGCCTACGCCAACGAACGTCTGGCCGGCGCTCGCGGTCAGTCGGCGGAGTTGCTGCAGGAGGCCGAAGGCTATCGCGCGCAGCTGGTGAACGAGGCGGAAGGTGAAGCCAGCCGCTTCAAGGCGATCTACGAGGAATACGCCAAGGCGAAGGAGGTGACCCGCAAACGCCTCTATCTCGAAACGATGGAGCGGGTGCTGGGCGGCGTCGATAAGATCATCATCGACGACAAGGTTGGCGGCGAACAGGGAGTCGTGCCCTATCTGCCTCTCAATGAACTGCGGAAGGGAGACAAGTGA
- a CDS encoding thiamine diphosphokinase has translation MAAAKKLRIEGGVTLLGAAPDADGLAEALAAAPALVCADGGANNLTTVPTAIIGDLDSLEDAAAWRDRLGAHLIHVEEQDSTDLEKCLRHVEAAFFICVGFHGGRLDHELAALHALVADPRPIVMIGAEDVVLSAGRGLELDLQPDDRFSVFPLRRVVAGRSRGLRWPLDGLVLEAGEKIGTSNMATGRVMLRFDRPGALLLLPRIRLDVALGGLLKRAA, from the coding sequence ATGGCTGCGGCGAAGAAACTGCGCATCGAAGGCGGCGTCACGCTTTTGGGCGCCGCCCCGGATGCGGACGGGCTTGCGGAGGCGCTGGCCGCCGCTCCGGCGCTGGTTTGCGCCGATGGCGGCGCTAACAATCTGACCACGGTGCCGACGGCGATCATCGGCGATCTCGATTCGCTGGAGGATGCGGCCGCGTGGCGCGACCGTCTCGGCGCCCACCTGATCCATGTCGAGGAGCAGGACAGCACCGACCTCGAGAAATGTCTGCGCCATGTCGAAGCGGCGTTCTTCATCTGCGTTGGGTTTCATGGCGGCAGGCTCGACCATGAACTGGCCGCGCTCCACGCCCTCGTCGCCGATCCCCGACCGATCGTCATGATCGGTGCGGAGGATGTCGTTCTTTCCGCCGGGCGCGGTCTCGAGCTCGATCTTCAGCCCGATGACCGCTTCTCCGTCTTTCCGTTGCGCAGGGTCGTCGCCGGGCGGAGCCGGGGGCTTCGCTGGCCGCTCGACGGGCTCGTTCTCGAGGCCGGCGAAAAGATCGGAACGTCAAATATGGCCACGGGGCGCGTCATGCTCCGTTTCGACCGGCCGGGCGCTTTGCTGCTGCTGCCGCGCATTCGACTTGACGTGGCGCTCGGCGGCCTGTTGAAGCGGGCGGCGTGA
- the gor gene encoding glutathione-disulfide reductase, translating to MSDSFDYDLFVIGGGSGGVRASRMAASGGARVGVAEEYRYGGTCVIRGCVPKKLMVYASSFAEAFEDAEGYGWTVGESRFDWTTLIAAKDKEIARLEALYEKGVASSGGDLLHTRAELVGPHEVRLVGEGRTVSAKHILIATGGAPFVPDIPGAEHAITSNEIFHLPELPRRILIVGGGFIACEFAGILHGLGAQVTLVYRRDLILRGFDDDVRAHVSAGMIAKGIDIRYQQDVASIDGAAPHQVTFEDGGTGEFDCVFFATGRKPNTEGMGLERAGVKLSGNGAIAVDQWSQTNIPSIYAVGDVTDRVTLTPVAIREGAAFVETVFNANPTKPDHADVPSAVFTQPEVGAVGLTEAAARKLGEVDIYRSTFRPMFATLSGRDEKMLMKLVVMKADQRVRGVHIVGHGAAEMVQLAGVAVKMGATKEDFDRTVAVHPTAAEELVTMRDPV from the coding sequence GTGAGCGACAGCTTCGACTACGATCTTTTTGTCATTGGCGGGGGTTCAGGCGGGGTGCGCGCGTCGAGAATGGCCGCGTCCGGCGGCGCCCGCGTCGGAGTCGCCGAGGAATACCGCTATGGCGGCACCTGCGTCATTCGCGGCTGCGTGCCGAAAAAGCTCATGGTCTATGCGTCCAGCTTCGCCGAAGCGTTCGAGGACGCCGAAGGGTATGGTTGGACAGTCGGCGAGAGCCGGTTCGACTGGACGACACTGATCGCCGCGAAAGACAAGGAAATCGCGCGGCTGGAGGCGCTTTATGAGAAGGGCGTCGCCTCGTCCGGAGGCGACCTGCTCCACACGCGCGCGGAACTCGTCGGCCCGCATGAGGTGCGCCTCGTCGGCGAGGGGCGGACGGTCAGCGCGAAACACATCCTGATCGCGACCGGCGGCGCGCCCTTCGTGCCGGACATTCCCGGCGCCGAACATGCGATCACCTCTAACGAGATTTTCCACCTGCCGGAGCTGCCGCGCCGGATTCTGATCGTCGGCGGCGGCTTCATCGCCTGCGAGTTCGCCGGTATTCTGCACGGGCTCGGCGCGCAGGTGACGCTGGTTTATCGACGCGACCTGATCCTCCGTGGTTTCGATGACGACGTCAGAGCCCATGTCTCCGCCGGTATGATCGCGAAGGGGATCGATATCCGCTACCAGCAGGATGTCGCGTCGATCGATGGCGCCGCGCCACACCAGGTCACGTTCGAGGATGGTGGAACCGGCGAGTTCGACTGCGTCTTCTTCGCCACCGGGCGCAAGCCGAACACCGAGGGGATGGGGCTGGAGAGGGCCGGCGTGAAGCTTTCCGGGAATGGCGCGATCGCGGTCGATCAATGGTCGCAGACTAATATTCCCTCGATCTATGCGGTCGGCGACGTGACCGACCGGGTCACGCTGACCCCGGTGGCGATCCGCGAAGGCGCGGCCTTCGTTGAGACGGTGTTCAACGCCAATCCTACAAAGCCGGATCATGCGGATGTTCCCTCCGCCGTCTTCACCCAGCCGGAGGTTGGCGCAGTAGGACTGACCGAGGCGGCGGCGCGCAAGCTTGGCGAGGTGGATATCTATCGCTCGACCTTCCGCCCGATGTTCGCGACGCTGTCGGGGCGCGATGAGAAGATGTTGATGAAGCTGGTGGTGATGAAGGCCGATCAGCGCGTGCGCGGCGTTCATATCGTCGGCCACGGCGCGGCCGAGATGGTTCAGCTCGCCGGTGTCGCCGTGAAGATGGGCGCGACGAAAGAGGATTTCGACCGGACGGTCGCGGTGCATCCGACGGCCGCCGAGGAACTGGTTACGATGCGCGACCCCGTCTGA
- the hflC gene encoding protease modulator HflC produces MSRAYIALGVLAVLLFTLVSSVYIVDERKQAIVLQFGQVTAVQQEPGLNFKIPFIQNVVYYEDRILPLETEPLEVTPLDERRLVVEAFARWRIIDPVKFRLAVAGGGEAVGATRLDSILNAALRGVLGNVNSRDILSSDRARMMTQIRDAARRPAENLGVEIIDVRIKRADLPQQNLQATFARMQAEREREAADERARGAEAAQVVRATADRQAVELVSEARRDSEVIRGEADATRSAIFAEAYGRDPEFYAFSRSLAAYEAALKGGNSSMVISPDSEFFEYFENRIPGDLASPQ; encoded by the coding sequence ATGTCGCGCGCCTATATCGCTCTCGGCGTTCTCGCCGTTCTGCTCTTCACGCTTGTCTCGTCCGTCTACATCGTCGATGAACGCAAGCAAGCCATCGTTCTTCAGTTCGGTCAGGTCACGGCCGTGCAGCAGGAGCCAGGGCTGAACTTCAAGATCCCGTTCATCCAGAACGTCGTCTATTACGAGGATCGCATCCTGCCGCTGGAGACTGAGCCGCTCGAGGTTACTCCGCTCGACGAGCGGCGGCTCGTGGTCGAGGCGTTTGCGCGCTGGCGGATCATCGACCCGGTGAAATTCCGTCTTGCGGTCGCCGGCGGCGGTGAGGCGGTCGGCGCGACGCGGCTTGACTCGATCCTGAACGCGGCGCTTCGCGGCGTGCTCGGCAATGTGAACTCGCGCGACATTCTCTCTTCCGACCGGGCGCGGATGATGACGCAGATCCGCGACGCCGCCCGCCGACCGGCGGAGAATCTCGGCGTCGAGATCATCGATGTGCGGATCAAGCGGGCCGACCTGCCGCAGCAGAACCTGCAGGCCACTTTCGCGCGCATGCAGGCCGAGCGTGAACGCGAGGCTGCGGACGAGCGCGCGCGCGGCGCGGAGGCTGCCCAGGTCGTGCGCGCCACCGCCGACCGTCAGGCGGTGGAGTTGGTCTCCGAAGCCCGGCGCGACTCGGAGGTGATCCGCGGCGAGGCCGACGCGACGCGAAGCGCGATCTTCGCCGAGGCTTATGGACGCGATCCAGAATTCTATGCGTTTTCCCGGTCTCTCGCCGCCTATGAAGCGGCGCTGAAGGGGGGGAACTCGAGCATGGTGATTTCGCCCGACAGCGAGTTTTTCGAGTATTTCGAGAATCGTATTCCGGGAGACCTCGCTTCGCCGCAATGA
- a CDS encoding DUF898 family protein, with protein sequence MNETEPAPFRFAPAQGELQDLVLRDGAISALSFGAYRFWMKTHLRGLIWRRTTLGGDPFEYDGTALELLRGALIAVLALSSGLLVFNLGLAYVGLALWSSWSPGLSAALSAIAILPVLEFARFAARRYRLRRTRWRGLRFGMDGSVFAFLRIWLGWSLLMALTLGLSRPWLRVARERYLSRAMLYGDARFDFEGGARGIFRDWLSVWFAAMMALGAYMLVRQIRFGVIYGGVRVDIMSFATPVIALILAWLVFRLWCRYRAMELALFMSARRVRGVRIACDLDERGLIRPALATLVRAILAGAVLAVLLIAFATLMLRLAVAIEGGDPSAFALSLDLSLLGRFETFGGRATFIFAAWINYAAGMLFLMWLWQAVWWPRVHGNLMAASTATGLETLADVRQRPEEKTIAAEGFADALDVAGL encoded by the coding sequence ATGAACGAGACCGAACCCGCGCCTTTTCGATTCGCGCCGGCGCAAGGCGAGCTTCAGGACCTCGTTCTGCGCGACGGCGCGATCAGCGCGCTCAGCTTCGGGGCCTATCGGTTCTGGATGAAGACGCATCTGCGCGGACTCATCTGGCGGCGCACTACGCTCGGCGGCGATCCGTTCGAATATGACGGGACCGCGCTCGAACTGCTGCGCGGCGCCCTCATCGCGGTGCTGGCGCTTTCATCCGGTCTGCTCGTCTTCAATCTCGGCCTCGCCTATGTCGGCCTCGCGCTCTGGAGTTCATGGTCGCCGGGACTCTCGGCGGCGTTGAGCGCGATTGCGATCCTGCCGGTGCTCGAATTCGCGCGTTTCGCCGCGCGGCGCTATCGGCTTCGACGCACGCGCTGGCGGGGGCTACGCTTCGGCATGGACGGCTCGGTGTTCGCGTTTCTCCGCATCTGGCTGGGCTGGTCGCTGCTGATGGCGCTGACGCTTGGCCTTTCCCGACCCTGGCTCCGGGTCGCGCGCGAGCGCTATCTGAGCCGCGCGATGCTTTATGGCGACGCGCGGTTCGATTTCGAAGGCGGGGCGCGCGGGATATTCCGTGACTGGCTCTCGGTCTGGTTCGCGGCGATGATGGCGCTCGGCGCCTACATGCTTGTCAGGCAGATCCGGTTCGGCGTGATCTACGGAGGCGTGCGCGTCGACATCATGTCCTTCGCCACACCGGTCATCGCGCTGATCCTGGCATGGCTCGTCTTCCGGCTCTGGTGCCGCTACCGCGCGATGGAGCTGGCGCTCTTCATGTCGGCGCGGCGCGTGCGGGGCGTGCGCATCGCCTGCGATCTCGACGAACGCGGCCTGATCCGTCCCGCGCTGGCGACCCTCGTTCGCGCGATCCTCGCCGGCGCGGTTCTCGCCGTCCTGTTGATCGCCTTCGCCACGCTCATGCTGCGCCTAGCCGTGGCGATCGAGGGGGGCGATCCGTCCGCGTTCGCGCTCAGCCTCGACCTCAGCCTTCTGGGCCGGTTCGAAACCTTTGGCGGGCGCGCAACCTTCATCTTCGCCGCCTGGATCAACTACGCCGCCGGCATGCTTTTCCTGATGTGGCTCTGGCAGGCCGTCTGGTGGCCGCGCGTCCACGGCAATCTGATGGCGGCCTCCACCGCGACCGGGCTGGAGACCCTCGCCGACGTGCGCCAGCGACCGGAGGAAAAGACCATCGCCGCAGAGGGGTTCGCCGACGCGCTCGACGTCGCGGGATTGTAA
- a CDS encoding adenylosuccinate synthase has product MANVVVVGAQWGDEGKGKIVDWLSERADVIARFQGGHNAGHTLVVGGVVYKLSLLPSGIVRPGKLSVIGNGVVLDPWALVKEIGILRGQGASISPESLKLAENAPLILSLHRDLDQLREAAAGTAKIGTTGRGIGPAYEDKVGRRAIRIADLGDEQTLEMRLDRLLAHHDALRRGLGVEPIDRAALKAELMEIAPEILPYAAPVWKLLAERRRAGDRILFEGAQGALLDIDFGTYPYVTSSNTMSGMAATGTGLGPGAVDFVLGIVKAYTTRVGEGPFPTELCDADGERLGVRGREFGTVTGRKRRCGWFDAVLVRQTCMQGGVSGIALTKLDVLDGFEELKICTGYRIGDEVLDHLPTAAARQEAAEPIYETLPGWSESTEGARSWADLPAAAIKYVRRVEELIGCPVALLSTSPERDDTILVTDPFAD; this is encoded by the coding sequence ATGGCGAATGTGGTGGTCGTCGGCGCCCAGTGGGGCGACGAGGGCAAAGGCAAGATCGTGGACTGGCTTTCGGAGCGCGCCGACGTGATCGCGCGCTTTCAGGGCGGCCATAATGCGGGCCACACGCTGGTGGTCGGCGGCGTCGTCTACAAGCTTTCGCTTCTGCCTTCCGGCATCGTCCGGCCGGGAAAGCTCTCGGTGATCGGCAATGGCGTCGTGCTCGACCCCTGGGCCCTGGTGAAGGAGATCGGGATCCTGCGCGGGCAGGGCGCCTCGATCAGCCCGGAATCGCTGAAACTGGCGGAGAACGCGCCGCTCATCCTCTCTCTCCACCGCGATCTCGACCAGTTGCGCGAAGCGGCGGCGGGCACCGCGAAGATCGGCACCACCGGGCGCGGCATCGGCCCGGCCTATGAGGACAAGGTCGGCCGGCGCGCGATCCGCATTGCCGATCTCGGCGATGAGCAGACGCTGGAGATGCGGCTCGACCGGCTTCTGGCGCATCACGATGCGCTCCGGCGCGGACTCGGCGTCGAACCGATCGACCGCGCGGCGCTGAAGGCGGAATTGATGGAGATCGCGCCGGAGATCCTGCCCTATGCGGCGCCGGTGTGGAAGTTGCTCGCGGAGCGCCGGCGCGCCGGCGACCGGATCCTGTTCGAAGGGGCGCAGGGCGCGCTTCTGGACATCGATTTCGGCACCTATCCTTACGTCACGTCCTCGAACACCATGTCGGGCATGGCCGCGACCGGAACCGGGTTGGGGCCGGGCGCGGTGGATTTCGTCCTCGGTATCGTCAAGGCCTACACCACGCGCGTCGGCGAGGGGCCGTTCCCGACCGAGCTCTGCGACGCGGACGGCGAACGGCTCGGCGTCAGGGGGCGTGAGTTCGGCACCGTCACCGGCCGCAAGCGTCGCTGCGGCTGGTTCGACGCGGTGCTGGTGCGCCAGACCTGCATGCAGGGCGGCGTGTCGGGCATCGCGCTGACGAAACTCGACGTGCTGGATGGCTTCGAGGAGTTGAAAATCTGCACCGGCTACCGGATCGGCGATGAGGTGCTGGATCACCTGCCGACCGCCGCGGCGCGGCAGGAGGCGGCGGAGCCGATCTACGAGACGCTGCCGGGCTGGTCGGAAAGCACCGAAGGCGCGCGCTCCTGGGCCGATTTGCCGGCGGCGGCGATCAAATATGTGCGCCGCGTCGAGGAACTGATCGGATGTCCGGTGGCGCTGCTTTCGACCTCTCCGGAGCGGGACGACACGATCCTCGTCACCGATCCCTTCGCGGATTGA
- a CDS encoding DUF2842 domain-containing protein, translated as MALSYRARRRLSLLLLLVWLPLYVVVAVTVMNLLGRPAFWIELLIYISLGVLWALPFRAVFRGVGKAEPEADAGEKAPD; from the coding sequence GTGGCGCTTTCCTATCGTGCGCGGCGGCGACTCTCGCTGCTCCTGCTTCTGGTCTGGTTGCCGCTCTATGTCGTTGTGGCCGTCACCGTAATGAACCTTCTCGGCCGCCCGGCGTTCTGGATCGAACTCCTGATCTACATCTCTCTGGGCGTGCTCTGGGCGTTGCCATTTCGGGCGGTTTTCCGGGGCGTGGGGAAGGCGGAGCCGGAAGCGGACGCGGGAGAGAAGGCCCCGGACTGA
- a CDS encoding alpha/beta fold hydrolase: MTRSETVHAGPLSFHCLVAGEAGRPLLLFLHGFPEYSGAWAEMLERLSDRFFCVAPDQRGYGSSSKPTEVRDYATGKLAADAAAILTHFAPGARAVVGHDWGASVAYALAFSRPELMERLVIMNGVHPVPFQRALAAGGAQSEASQYIHYLRSERAEARLSADDYAGMMRLFTKDMDIDWLRGERRADYLRAWSAPGALTGMLNWYRASPMKVADPGEPLADDPLAGLDPERVRVRPPHLLIWGDGDTALLPAAADGLETFCDALTRAHVAGADHWLHHQKPDEVAALIAEFCAD; encoded by the coding sequence ATGACACGCTCAGAAACCGTCCATGCCGGCCCGCTTTCCTTTCATTGCTTAGTCGCAGGCGAGGCCGGGCGCCCGCTCCTTCTCTTTCTTCACGGCTTTCCGGAGTATTCCGGCGCGTGGGCGGAGATGCTGGAGCGACTTTCGGATCGCTTCTTCTGCGTCGCGCCGGACCAACGGGGTTACGGCAGCTCGTCGAAACCAACAGAGGTCAGGGACTACGCGACCGGCAAGCTGGCTGCGGACGCCGCCGCGATCCTTACGCATTTCGCGCCCGGCGCCCGCGCGGTCGTCGGCCATGACTGGGGCGCCTCCGTCGCCTATGCGCTCGCCTTCAGCCGGCCCGAGCTGATGGAGCGACTGGTGATCATGAACGGCGTGCATCCGGTCCCGTTCCAGCGCGCGCTGGCGGCGGGCGGCGCGCAGTCGGAAGCTTCGCAATACATCCACTATCTTCGCTCGGAACGGGCGGAGGCGCGGCTCTCCGCCGACGATTACGCCGGCATGATGCGGCTTTTCACCAAGGACATGGATATCGACTGGCTTCGGGGCGAGCGGCGGGCGGATTATTTGCGCGCCTGGTCCGCGCCCGGCGCGTTGACGGGAATGCTGAACTGGTATCGCGCCTCGCCGATGAAAGTCGCGGACCCCGGAGAGCCGCTGGCCGACGACCCGCTCGCCGGGCTCGACCCGGAGCGTGTGCGCGTGCGCCCGCCGCATCTCCTGATCTGGGGGGATGGCGACACCGCGCTGCTGCCTGCGGCGGCGGACGGCCTCGAAACGTTCTGCGACGCGCTGACCCGCGCGCATGTCGCAGGCGCGGATCACTGGCTGCATCATCAGAAACCCGACGAGGTCGCGGCTCTGATCGCTGAGTTCTGCGCCGACTGA
- a CDS encoding DMT family transporter encodes MILNGYSALPPALRGAMMMTLCRAFIAASTFFAKALGRGVDGAPMHAFEIVLGRYGFAILALAPLMAIRRTRLSGAPWGLYAGRAAFGWVGVSGLFAAAAMIPLADATAIGFLNPVFAMILAIPILGEKVGPIRWAAAATALAGGALLIRPGVEAIAPGALIALIAALAMAVEAMFAKLLARREGVVRMLFCTNLCALSVAFIAAAFVWRAPSLLEVVLMALVGWTMVAAQSLYMTALKFSDASFATPFFYATLLFAALYDALWFKVIPTPLSLAGATLIVAGAVLLAVREGRAGAPSAPAPMAPPSHSG; translated from the coding sequence ATGATTTTGAACGGCTACAGCGCCCTCCCCCCCGCCTTGCGCGGCGCGATGATGATGACGCTTTGCCGCGCGTTCATCGCCGCCTCCACGTTTTTCGCTAAAGCCCTGGGTCGAGGTGTCGACGGAGCGCCGATGCATGCATTCGAGATCGTGCTTGGGCGCTACGGATTTGCGATTCTCGCGCTCGCGCCCCTGATGGCGATCCGCAGAACCCGCCTGAGCGGCGCGCCCTGGGGGCTCTACGCTGGGCGCGCCGCTTTCGGCTGGGTCGGCGTCAGCGGGCTTTTCGCCGCGGCGGCGATGATCCCCTTGGCGGACGCGACGGCCATCGGCTTTCTCAACCCGGTCTTCGCCATGATCCTCGCCATCCCGATTCTCGGTGAAAAGGTCGGGCCGATCAGATGGGCGGCCGCCGCCACCGCGCTGGCGGGCGGCGCTCTGCTTATCCGCCCCGGCGTCGAGGCGATCGCGCCGGGCGCGTTGATCGCGCTCATCGCCGCGCTAGCGATGGCGGTCGAAGCCATGTTCGCGAAGCTTCTCGCGCGCCGCGAAGGCGTGGTGCGGATGCTGTTCTGCACGAACCTCTGCGCTCTCAGCGTCGCATTCATCGCCGCTGCGTTCGTCTGGCGCGCGCCGTCGCTGCTGGAAGTCGTGCTGATGGCGCTTGTGGGGTGGACGATGGTGGCTGCGCAGTCGCTGTACATGACCGCGCTCAAGTTCTCGGACGCGAGTTTCGCGACGCCTTTCTTCTACGCCACGCTGCTCTTCGCGGCGTTATACGATGCGCTCTGGTTCAAGGTGATCCCGACGCCGCTATCACTCGCGGGGGCGACGCTGATCGTCGCGGGCGCCGTTCTTCTGGCGGTGCGCGAGGGGCGGGCCGGAGCGCCATCGGCGCCCGCGCCGATGGCGCCGCCTTCGCATTCCGGTTGA
- the rpiA gene encoding ribose-5-phosphate isomerase RpiA, whose translation MQEPTTPAERAKFAAARRALDYVEPGMRLGLGTGSTAVFLVRLLGERMADRDLLCVPTSSRTAALATECGLNVRALEDVDALDLTIDGADEFDPGLTLIKGGGGSLLQEKIVAAASARMVVIADESKAVSRLGAFPLPVEVVRFGWRSTMRHIERLLATEDVDGRGVRRRTAGDEPFVTDEGHFILDLDLGRIGDAPGLARRLDSLPGVVETGLFLGLADAAIVGREDGGVDFVERVSGDRT comes from the coding sequence ATGCAGGAGCCGACAACCCCCGCTGAAAGGGCGAAATTCGCCGCCGCGCGCCGCGCGCTGGACTATGTGGAGCCGGGAATGCGGCTCGGTCTCGGTACCGGCTCGACCGCGGTCTTCCTCGTCCGGCTCCTCGGCGAGCGCATGGCGGACCGCGATCTTCTCTGCGTGCCGACGTCTTCGCGCACTGCCGCGCTCGCGACGGAATGCGGGTTGAATGTCCGCGCGCTGGAGGACGTCGACGCGCTCGATCTGACCATCGACGGCGCGGATGAGTTCGACCCCGGCCTCACCCTGATCAAAGGCGGCGGCGGCTCGCTTCTGCAGGAGAAGATCGTCGCGGCGGCCTCGGCGCGGATGGTGGTGATCGCGGACGAGAGCAAGGCGGTCTCCCGCCTTGGCGCCTTTCCACTGCCGGTTGAGGTGGTGCGTTTCGGCTGGCGTTCGACGATGAGGCATATCGAACGCCTGCTCGCGACGGAGGATGTCGATGGCCGTGGCGTCCGGCGCAGGACGGCTGGCGACGAGCCGTTCGTGACTGACGAGGGCCACTTCATCCTCGATCTCGACCTTGGCCGGATCGGCGATGCGCCCGGCCTCGCCAGGCGGCTCGACAGTCTGCCGGGCGTAGTGGAGACCGGCCTTTTCCTCGGGCTGGCCGACGCGGCTATCGTCGGACGCGAGGACGGCGGCGTCGATTTCGTGGAAAGAGTGAGCGGCGACAGGACGTAA